A window from Primulina huaijiensis isolate GDHJ02 chromosome 13, ASM1229523v2, whole genome shotgun sequence encodes these proteins:
- the LOC140956289 gene encoding calcium-transporting ATPase, endoplasmic reticulum-type-like isoform X2: MEEILAFKAWSWSVEQCLKEYEVKLEKGLSTSEVENRRERYGWNELKKEKGKPLWRLVLEQFDDMLVKILLVAAFISFVLAYLHGNENGESGFEAYVEPFVIVLILILNAIVGVWQEGNAEKALEALKEMQCDSVKALRDGYLAPDLPARELVPGDIVELRVGDKVPADMRVAVLRTSTLRVEQSSLTGEAMPVMKGTNPIFLDDCELQAKENMVFAGTTVVNGSCICIVVNIGMCTEIGKIQTQIHEASLEENETPLKKKLDEFGNRLTIAIGLICLMVWIINYKYFLTWEVVDGWPLNFRFSFDKCTYYFKIAIALAVAAIPEGLPAVITTCLALGTRKMAQKNAIVRKLPSVETLGCTTVICSDKTGTLTTNQMSVTEFFTLGRDPTTSRIFHVEGTTYDPNDGGIVDWKCSNMDANLQAVAEICAVCNDAGIFCDGRLFRATGLPTEAALKVLVEKMGIPESEVRNKVRNSKIVSSYLIDCNTVKLACCEWWNKRSKKVATLEFDRVRKSMSVIVHEPSGHNRLLVKDPPREEVHKAIEDCRGAGIKVMVITGDNKSTAEAICREIRLLSEAEDIRGQSFTSKEFMSLSRSQQLDILSKPGGKVFSRAEPKHKQDIVRMLKDMGEVVAMTGDGVNDAPALKLADIGIAMGITGTEVAKEASDMVLADDNFSSIVSAVAEGRSIYNNMKAFIRYMISSNVGEVVSIFFTAAFGLPECMIPVQLLWVNLVTDGPPATALGFNPADVDIMQKPPRKSNDALINSWVFFRYMVIGSYVGIATIGVFILWYTRASFLGINLVEDGHMLVELSQLRHWGECSSWSNFTASPYTVVGGRLITFSNPCDYFSVGKVKAMTLSLSVLVAIEMFNSLNSLSEDNSLIQMPPWSNPWLLLAMAVSLCLHCLILYVPILANVFSIVPLSLNEWLLVLVVSAPVVLIDEVLKFVGRRRRRLLLVTKAKKE, from the exons ATGGAGGAAATTTTAGCATTCAAGGCATGGTCATGGTCTGTTGAGCAATGTTTGAAAGAGTACGAAGTGAAACTTGAAAAGGGTCTAAGCACCAGCGAGGTGGAGAACAGGCGAGAGCGATACGGTTGGAATGAACTTAAGAAAGAGAAAGGAAAACCCCTTTGGAGACTCGTTCTCGAACAATTCGATGATATGCTTGTGAAGATACTCTTAGTCGCAGCTTTCATTTCATTTGTTCTGGCTTACTTGCATGGAAATGAGAACGGCGAGTCAGGGTTCGAAGCATACGTAGAACCTTTTGTGATCGTCTTGATTTTGATCCTTAATGCTATTGTTGGTGTTTGGCAAGAGGGTAACGCTGAAAAAGCGCTTGAAGCTTTGAAAGAAATGCAATGTGATTCTGTAAAGGCATTGAGAGATGGATATCTGGCGCCAGATCTACCCGCACGTGAACTTGTACCAGGAGATATTGTAGAATTACGAGTTGGGGATAAAGTTCCGGCGGACATGCGAGTTGCCGTTTTGAGAACATCGACCTTACGAGTTGAGCAGAGTTCACTGACTGGTGAGGCAATGCCGGTCATGAAAGGAACCAATCCCATATTCTTGGATGATTGTGAGTTGCAGGCCAAAGAGAACATGGTTTTTGCTGGAACGACAGTTGTTAATGGTAGTTGCATCTGCATCGTTGTGAACATTGGAATGTGCACCGAAATTGGCAAGATACAGACACAAATACATGAGGCATCGCTGGAAGAAAATGAGACCCCTTTGAAAAAGAAGCTAGACGAGTTTGGTAATAGGCTTACTATTGCAATTGGCCTCATTTGTCTCATGGTGTGgataataaattacaaatattttctcacaTGGGAGGTTGTGGATGGATGGCCTCTTAATTTCCGGTTCTCTTTTGACAAATGCACTTATTATTTTAAGATAGCAATCGCTCTTGCAGTTGCTGCCATCCCCGAAGGTCTTCCTGCTGTAATTACCACCTGCTTAGCACTTGGTACAAGAAAAATGGCCCAAAAAAATGCAATAGTGCGGAAGCTTCCTAGTGTGGAGACCTTAGGATGTACAACTGTTATTTGTTCGGATAAAACTGGTACATTGACAACGAATCAGATGTCTGTGACAGAATTCTTTACATTGGGACGGGACCCTACAACGTCAAGAATTTTCCACGTTGAAGGTACAACTTATGATCCTAACGATGGGGGAATAGTGGACTGGAAATGCTCTAATATGGATGCCAATTTGCAAGCTGTGGCTGAAATTTGTGCAGTTTGCAATGATGCTGGAATATTTTGTGATGGTCGTTTATTCAGAGCAACTGGACTGCCAACTGAAGCAGCTCTTAAGGTTTTAGTTGAAAAAATGGGAATTCCAGAGAGTGAGGTAAGGAACAAGGTCCGTAATTCGAAGATTGTGTCAAGCTATTTGATTGATTGCAACACAGTTAAACTAG CGTGTTGCGAGTGGTGGAACAAAAGATCGAAAAAAGTTGCTACACTTGAATTTGACCGTGTCCGTAAATCAATGAGTGTTATTGTCCATGAGCCAAGCGGGCACAACCGACTCCTTGTCAAG GACCCTCCTCGTGAGGAAGTTCACAAAGCAATTGAGGATTGCCGAGGAGCAGGAATTAAGGTCATGGTGATCACTGGAGACAATAAGTCGACCGCTGAGGCTATTTGTCGGGAAATTCGGTTGCTTTCTGAAGCTGAGGATATACGAGGACAAAGCTTCACCAGCAAAGAGTTCATGTCCCTTTCTCGCTCACAACAACTTGATATTTTGTCAAAACCGGGTGGCAAGGTTTTCTCTCGAGCCGAGCCGAAGCATAAGCAAGACATTGTGAGGATGCTAAAAGATATGGGAGAAGTTGTCGCAATGACCGGGGATGGTGTCAATGATGCACCTGCGCTGAAACTTGCTGATATTGGAATCGCCATGGGAATTACTGGAACTGAG GTTGCCAAGGAAGCTTCAGATATGGTTTTGGCCGATGATAACTTTAGTTCTATCGTGTCAGCAGTTGCAGAGGGTCGTTCAATCTATAATAACATGAAAGCTTTTATAAG GTACATGATCTCATCAAATGTTGGAGAGGTCGTATccatatttttcactgctgcttTTGGATTACCAGAATGCATGATACCGGTGCAACTACTGTGGGTGAATTTGGTTACAGATGGCCCACCTGCAACGGCCCTCGGATTCAACCCTGCTGATGTTGATATAATGCAAAAACCACCCCGGAAAAGCAATGATGCTCTAATCAATTCTTGGGTTTTCTTCCGTTATATG GTGATTGGTTCATACGTTGGCATTGCTACGATTGGAGTATTCATCTTGTGGTACACTCGGGCTTCATTCCTCGGGATAAATTTAGTTGAAGATGGGCACATGCTAGTTGAACTATCTCAACTTCGCCACTGGGGAGAATGCTCTTCCTGGTCAAATTTTACAGCTTCTCCATACACAGTTGTTGGTGGCCGTTTGATCACTTTTTCAAATCCTTGCGATTACTTTTCTGTCGGGAAGGTTAAGGCAATGACACTGTCTCTCTCAGTTTTGGTTGCCATTGAAATGTTTAATTCTCTGAACTCTCTCTCAGAGGACAACAGTTTGATCCAGATGCCGCCATGGAGTAACCCTTGGCTTCTTTTAGCCATGGCGGTCTCTCTATGCTTGCATTGTTTGATACTTTATGTGCCGATTCTTGCAAATGTGTTCAGCATCGTTCCATTGAGTTTAAACGAATGGCTGTTGGTACTCGTGGTTTCAGCTCCTGTTGTTCTTATAGATGAAGTACTTAAATTCGTGGGGAGGAGAAGGAGAAGATTATTGTTGGTTACCAAAGCCAAGAAAGAATGA
- the LOC140956289 gene encoding calcium-transporting ATPase, endoplasmic reticulum-type-like isoform X1, which produces MEEILAFKAWSWSVEQCLKEYEVKLEKGLSTSEVENRRERYGWNELKKEKGKPLWRLVLEQFDDMLVKILLVAAFISFVLAYLHGNENGESGFEAYVEPFVIVLILILNAIVGVWQEGNAEKALEALKEMQCDSVKALRDGYLAPDLPARELVPGDIVELRVGDKVPADMRVAVLRTSTLRVEQSSLTGEAMPVMKGTNPIFLDDCELQAKENMVFAGTTVVNGSCICIVVNIGMCTEIGKIQTQIHEASLEENETPLKKKLDEFGNRLTIAIGLICLMVWIINYKYFLTWEVVDGWPLNFRFSFDKCTYYFKIAIALAVAAIPEGLPAVITTCLALGTRKMAQKNAIVRKLPSVETLGCTTVICSDKTGTLTTNQMSVTEFFTLGRDPTTSRIFHVEGTTYDPNDGGIVDWKCSNMDANLQAVAEICAVCNDAGIFCDGRLFRATGLPTEAALKVLVEKMGIPESEVRNKVRNSKIVSSYLIDCNTVKLACCEWWNKRSKKVATLEFDRVRKSMSVIVHEPSGHNRLLVKGAVESLLERSSHVQLADGSIIPIDDPCKQLLLLRHLDMSSKGLRCLGLAYKEELGELSDYYSDNHPAHKKLLDHSSYSIIESGLIFVGVVGLRDPPREEVHKAIEDCRGAGIKVMVITGDNKSTAEAICREIRLLSEAEDIRGQSFTSKEFMSLSRSQQLDILSKPGGKVFSRAEPKHKQDIVRMLKDMGEVVAMTGDGVNDAPALKLADIGIAMGITGTEVAKEASDMVLADDNFSSIVSAVAEGRSIYNNMKAFIRYMISSNVGEVVSIFFTAAFGLPECMIPVQLLWVNLVTDGPPATALGFNPADVDIMQKPPRKSNDALINSWVFFRYMVIGSYVGIATIGVFILWYTRASFLGINLVEDGHMLVELSQLRHWGECSSWSNFTASPYTVVGGRLITFSNPCDYFSVGKVKAMTLSLSVLVAIEMFNSLNSLSEDNSLIQMPPWSNPWLLLAMAVSLCLHCLILYVPILANVFSIVPLSLNEWLLVLVVSAPVVLIDEVLKFVGRRRRRLLLVTKAKKE; this is translated from the exons ATGGAGGAAATTTTAGCATTCAAGGCATGGTCATGGTCTGTTGAGCAATGTTTGAAAGAGTACGAAGTGAAACTTGAAAAGGGTCTAAGCACCAGCGAGGTGGAGAACAGGCGAGAGCGATACGGTTGGAATGAACTTAAGAAAGAGAAAGGAAAACCCCTTTGGAGACTCGTTCTCGAACAATTCGATGATATGCTTGTGAAGATACTCTTAGTCGCAGCTTTCATTTCATTTGTTCTGGCTTACTTGCATGGAAATGAGAACGGCGAGTCAGGGTTCGAAGCATACGTAGAACCTTTTGTGATCGTCTTGATTTTGATCCTTAATGCTATTGTTGGTGTTTGGCAAGAGGGTAACGCTGAAAAAGCGCTTGAAGCTTTGAAAGAAATGCAATGTGATTCTGTAAAGGCATTGAGAGATGGATATCTGGCGCCAGATCTACCCGCACGTGAACTTGTACCAGGAGATATTGTAGAATTACGAGTTGGGGATAAAGTTCCGGCGGACATGCGAGTTGCCGTTTTGAGAACATCGACCTTACGAGTTGAGCAGAGTTCACTGACTGGTGAGGCAATGCCGGTCATGAAAGGAACCAATCCCATATTCTTGGATGATTGTGAGTTGCAGGCCAAAGAGAACATGGTTTTTGCTGGAACGACAGTTGTTAATGGTAGTTGCATCTGCATCGTTGTGAACATTGGAATGTGCACCGAAATTGGCAAGATACAGACACAAATACATGAGGCATCGCTGGAAGAAAATGAGACCCCTTTGAAAAAGAAGCTAGACGAGTTTGGTAATAGGCTTACTATTGCAATTGGCCTCATTTGTCTCATGGTGTGgataataaattacaaatattttctcacaTGGGAGGTTGTGGATGGATGGCCTCTTAATTTCCGGTTCTCTTTTGACAAATGCACTTATTATTTTAAGATAGCAATCGCTCTTGCAGTTGCTGCCATCCCCGAAGGTCTTCCTGCTGTAATTACCACCTGCTTAGCACTTGGTACAAGAAAAATGGCCCAAAAAAATGCAATAGTGCGGAAGCTTCCTAGTGTGGAGACCTTAGGATGTACAACTGTTATTTGTTCGGATAAAACTGGTACATTGACAACGAATCAGATGTCTGTGACAGAATTCTTTACATTGGGACGGGACCCTACAACGTCAAGAATTTTCCACGTTGAAGGTACAACTTATGATCCTAACGATGGGGGAATAGTGGACTGGAAATGCTCTAATATGGATGCCAATTTGCAAGCTGTGGCTGAAATTTGTGCAGTTTGCAATGATGCTGGAATATTTTGTGATGGTCGTTTATTCAGAGCAACTGGACTGCCAACTGAAGCAGCTCTTAAGGTTTTAGTTGAAAAAATGGGAATTCCAGAGAGTGAGGTAAGGAACAAGGTCCGTAATTCGAAGATTGTGTCAAGCTATTTGATTGATTGCAACACAGTTAAACTAG CGTGTTGCGAGTGGTGGAACAAAAGATCGAAAAAAGTTGCTACACTTGAATTTGACCGTGTCCGTAAATCAATGAGTGTTATTGTCCATGAGCCAAGCGGGCACAACCGACTCCTTGTCAAG GGTGCGGTTGAGAGTCTTTTGGAGCGTAGTTCCCATGTCCAACTTGCTGATGGATCTATCATTCCCATTGACGATCCCTGTAAGCAACTGCTTCTATTAAGACACCTGGACATGAGTTCAAAGGGTCTGCGATGCTTAGGTTTGGCTTATAAAGAAGAACTGGGGGAACTTTCCGACTATTATTCTGATAATCACCCAGCCCACAAAAAGTTACTTGATCATTCCTCCTACTCCATTATAGAAAGTGGACTAATTTTTGTAGGGGTGGTCGGCCTAAGG GACCCTCCTCGTGAGGAAGTTCACAAAGCAATTGAGGATTGCCGAGGAGCAGGAATTAAGGTCATGGTGATCACTGGAGACAATAAGTCGACCGCTGAGGCTATTTGTCGGGAAATTCGGTTGCTTTCTGAAGCTGAGGATATACGAGGACAAAGCTTCACCAGCAAAGAGTTCATGTCCCTTTCTCGCTCACAACAACTTGATATTTTGTCAAAACCGGGTGGCAAGGTTTTCTCTCGAGCCGAGCCGAAGCATAAGCAAGACATTGTGAGGATGCTAAAAGATATGGGAGAAGTTGTCGCAATGACCGGGGATGGTGTCAATGATGCACCTGCGCTGAAACTTGCTGATATTGGAATCGCCATGGGAATTACTGGAACTGAG GTTGCCAAGGAAGCTTCAGATATGGTTTTGGCCGATGATAACTTTAGTTCTATCGTGTCAGCAGTTGCAGAGGGTCGTTCAATCTATAATAACATGAAAGCTTTTATAAG GTACATGATCTCATCAAATGTTGGAGAGGTCGTATccatatttttcactgctgcttTTGGATTACCAGAATGCATGATACCGGTGCAACTACTGTGGGTGAATTTGGTTACAGATGGCCCACCTGCAACGGCCCTCGGATTCAACCCTGCTGATGTTGATATAATGCAAAAACCACCCCGGAAAAGCAATGATGCTCTAATCAATTCTTGGGTTTTCTTCCGTTATATG GTGATTGGTTCATACGTTGGCATTGCTACGATTGGAGTATTCATCTTGTGGTACACTCGGGCTTCATTCCTCGGGATAAATTTAGTTGAAGATGGGCACATGCTAGTTGAACTATCTCAACTTCGCCACTGGGGAGAATGCTCTTCCTGGTCAAATTTTACAGCTTCTCCATACACAGTTGTTGGTGGCCGTTTGATCACTTTTTCAAATCCTTGCGATTACTTTTCTGTCGGGAAGGTTAAGGCAATGACACTGTCTCTCTCAGTTTTGGTTGCCATTGAAATGTTTAATTCTCTGAACTCTCTCTCAGAGGACAACAGTTTGATCCAGATGCCGCCATGGAGTAACCCTTGGCTTCTTTTAGCCATGGCGGTCTCTCTATGCTTGCATTGTTTGATACTTTATGTGCCGATTCTTGCAAATGTGTTCAGCATCGTTCCATTGAGTTTAAACGAATGGCTGTTGGTACTCGTGGTTTCAGCTCCTGTTGTTCTTATAGATGAAGTACTTAAATTCGTGGGGAGGAGAAGGAGAAGATTATTGTTGGTTACCAAAGCCAAGAAAGAATGA